A genomic segment from Dechloromonas denitrificans encodes:
- a CDS encoding CopD family protein produces MLVIKALHISLVVAWFAGLFYLPRIFVNLAMVPADSVAERERLLLMANKLFRFMTPLGILAVLLGLWLWLGYGFSGGWLHAKTTLVALLVAYHWHCGRVLKAFQTGGNLRSHVWFRFYNEMPVLVLFAVVFLVVLKPF; encoded by the coding sequence ATGCTAGTCATCAAGGCTCTGCATATCTCGCTGGTTGTCGCCTGGTTTGCCGGGTTGTTCTATTTGCCGCGCATTTTCGTCAATCTGGCCATGGTGCCGGCTGACAGCGTGGCCGAACGCGAGCGCCTGCTGTTGATGGCGAACAAGCTATTCCGTTTCATGACCCCGCTCGGCATTCTCGCCGTCCTGCTTGGCCTCTGGCTGTGGTTGGGTTATGGTTTCAGCGGCGGCTGGCTGCATGCCAAGACGACGCTGGTTGCCCTGCTGGTTGCCTATCACTGGCACTGTGGCCGGGTGCTCAAGGCTTTCCAGACGGGCGGCAATCTGCGCAGCCACGTGTGGTTCCGTTTTTATAATGAAATGCCGGTGCTGGTTCTGTTTGCCGTGGTCTTTCTCGTTGTCCTGAAGCCCTTCTGA
- a CDS encoding THUMP domain-containing class I SAM-dependent RNA methyltransferase: protein MMNKYFAICPRGLEPLLADELNAIGADEVKPISGGVFFSGDWSTCYRANLESRIATRILWHIVKGPYQKEEDIYRLAVRQLWPNHFSVSRTMRVVTTAIKCPLKSLDFVTLRVKDAVCDRFREDLGERPNIETRNPDVSVHVFLTENECTLYLDTSGQPLWQRGFRKASVDAPLKENLAAGILKLSGWQPGMSLVDPMCGSGTFLLEAIQVALDRAPGLDRGFAFELLAKFEAMNWAQIRQAAEARCKDPEPLEIRGYDIDDKAVRATRKNLQEAGFGGIVTVDRADMLETEPLTEHGMLVTNPPYGERIGEQDELAEFYPQLGSALKKHWAGWNCFFFTADLRLPKLVGLRPSRKTPLFNGPLECRLFEIRMVAGSNRKP from the coding sequence CTGATGAATAAATATTTTGCTATTTGCCCACGCGGCCTCGAACCCCTGCTGGCTGATGAACTGAATGCCATCGGTGCCGATGAGGTCAAACCGATTTCTGGCGGGGTCTTCTTTTCCGGTGACTGGAGTACCTGCTACCGCGCCAATCTGGAGTCGCGCATCGCGACGCGCATCCTCTGGCATATCGTCAAGGGGCCTTACCAGAAGGAAGAGGATATTTACCGGCTGGCCGTACGCCAGCTCTGGCCGAATCATTTCTCCGTCTCGCGCACCATGCGGGTTGTGACGACGGCAATCAAATGTCCGCTCAAGTCGCTCGATTTCGTCACGCTGCGTGTCAAGGATGCCGTCTGCGACCGTTTCCGCGAGGATCTCGGCGAGCGCCCAAATATCGAAACGCGCAATCCGGATGTCAGCGTGCATGTTTTCCTGACTGAAAACGAATGCACGCTGTATCTCGATACTTCCGGTCAACCGCTGTGGCAGCGCGGTTTTCGCAAGGCCAGCGTGGATGCGCCGCTCAAGGAAAATCTGGCCGCCGGCATTCTCAAGCTTTCCGGCTGGCAGCCGGGTATGTCGCTGGTCGACCCGATGTGCGGCAGCGGAACCTTCCTCCTTGAGGCCATCCAGGTGGCGCTTGATCGTGCACCGGGCCTCGATCGCGGCTTTGCCTTCGAGTTGCTGGCCAAGTTCGAGGCGATGAACTGGGCGCAGATCCGGCAGGCTGCCGAAGCGCGTTGCAAGGACCCGGAGCCGCTTGAGATTCGCGGTTACGACATTGACGACAAGGCCGTGCGGGCCACCCGCAAGAATTTGCAGGAAGCCGGTTTTGGCGGCATTGTCACGGTCGACCGCGCCGATATGCTGGAAACCGAGCCGCTGACCGAGCATGGCATGCTGGTGACCAATCCGCCGTATGGCGAGCGGATTGGCGAACAGGACGAGCTGGCCGAGTTCTATCCGCAACTGGGGTCCGCCCTCAAGAAACACTGGGCTGGCTGGAATTGCTTCTTCTTTACCGCCGATCTGCGCCTGCCCAAGCTGGTCGGTTTGCGCCCAAGTCGCAAAACACCGCTATTCAACGGCCCGCTGGAATGCCGCCTGTTCGAGATTCGGATGGTGGCCGGGAGCAATCGCAAGCCGTAA
- a CDS encoding acetyl-CoA hydrolase/transferase family protein, with protein MSVQALYQQKKMAPLDAIRVVKNGDTIVVPTGVGEPPALLTALSDVRREYRGVQISQILPLRKYGYIDPETTENVRHTAYFFGGATRPGGQEGWIDFVPAYFSELPALIQRGQTPADIVFAMASPMDSHGFFSLSLGPDYTMAAIAKARAVVLEVNPNVPFANGNCHIHVSQVTALTESNDPILEVGLPKIGPVQQAIGKYVAEMIPDGATLQIGYGGIPDAVVMQLTDKHDLGIHTEMVGDGIMTLVEAGVVTNRKKNYLPGKMVATFALGSKKLYQFMDRNPSLEMHPVDFTNDPYLAGQNDNLHAINATMQIDFMGQCGSESLGFSPYSGTGGQSDFVRAANRSNGGKAFIVLPSTAKDDTISRIVPTLTAGTHVSTSKNDINYVVTEFGVAQLRGKTAKQRAEALINIAHPNFRGELREAAKKMRIL; from the coding sequence ATGTCAGTACAGGCCTTGTATCAACAGAAGAAAATGGCACCACTGGATGCCATTCGTGTCGTCAAGAATGGCGACACCATCGTGGTTCCCACGGGGGTGGGTGAACCGCCGGCGCTGCTTACCGCGCTGTCCGATGTGCGCCGCGAATATCGCGGTGTCCAGATTTCGCAGATTCTGCCCTTGCGCAAGTATGGCTACATCGATCCGGAAACGACCGAGAATGTCCGTCATACCGCCTATTTCTTCGGTGGCGCAACGCGTCCCGGCGGTCAGGAAGGCTGGATCGATTTCGTGCCGGCCTACTTTTCCGAGCTGCCTGCGCTGATCCAGCGCGGCCAGACGCCGGCTGATATTGTTTTTGCCATGGCTTCGCCGATGGACAGCCACGGTTTCTTCTCGCTGTCCCTGGGGCCTGACTACACCATGGCGGCGATCGCCAAGGCCCGCGCCGTCGTGCTTGAGGTCAACCCGAACGTGCCGTTTGCCAATGGCAATTGCCATATCCACGTTTCCCAGGTCACCGCACTGACTGAAAGCAACGATCCGATTCTTGAAGTCGGCCTGCCGAAGATCGGTCCTGTGCAGCAAGCCATCGGCAAGTACGTTGCCGAAATGATTCCTGATGGCGCAACCCTGCAGATCGGCTACGGCGGTATTCCCGATGCAGTCGTGATGCAACTGACCGACAAGCACGATCTGGGCATTCATACCGAGATGGTCGGCGACGGCATCATGACGCTGGTCGAAGCGGGCGTGGTGACCAACCGCAAGAAGAACTACCTGCCGGGCAAGATGGTGGCTACTTTCGCACTGGGTTCGAAGAAACTGTATCAGTTCATGGATCGCAATCCCTCGCTCGAAATGCATCCGGTCGACTTCACGAATGACCCCTATCTGGCGGGTCAGAACGACAATCTGCACGCGATCAACGCGACGATGCAGATCGACTTCATGGGGCAATGCGGTTCTGAAAGCCTGGGCTTTTCGCCGTACTCCGGGACGGGCGGCCAATCCGATTTCGTTCGGGCGGCCAACCGTTCGAATGGCGGCAAGGCGTTCATCGTGTTGCCGTCGACCGCCAAGGACGACACCATTTCGCGCATCGTGCCGACGTTGACCGCAGGAACACACGTGTCGACCAGCAAGAACGACATCAACTATGTGGTTACTGAATTCGGTGTTGCCCAATTGCGGGGCAAGACGGCGAAACAGCGTGCCGAAGCGCTGATCAACATCGCTCATCCGAATTTCCGTGGCGAGCTGCGTGAAGCCGCCAAGAAGATGCGTATCCTCTAA
- a CDS encoding YMGG-like glycine zipper-containing protein — MSNVNSSLRRLSVLVGALALGACAIVPTGPSVMVLPGTGQSIERFRQDDAYCRDFSLIQIGGKTPGQASGESLATSAAVGTAIGAVAGAAIGGGREGAAVGAGAGLLVGSAVGSGSARSSRIGTQRQYDDAFIQCMYAKGHRVPVPASMATAQSKAVKHSDVGIPPPPPGTPPPPPPGSPPPPPPSAK, encoded by the coding sequence ATGTCGAATGTGAATTCTTCTCTCCGGCGCCTGAGTGTTCTGGTCGGGGCGCTTGCCCTGGGGGCGTGTGCCATCGTGCCGACCGGGCCGAGCGTCATGGTTTTGCCCGGGACCGGGCAGAGTATCGAGCGTTTTCGTCAGGATGACGCTTACTGCCGCGATTTCTCGTTGATTCAGATTGGTGGCAAAACCCCGGGCCAGGCTTCGGGAGAATCTTTGGCAACAAGTGCTGCCGTGGGGACTGCCATCGGGGCTGTCGCGGGTGCGGCAATTGGCGGTGGGCGTGAAGGTGCTGCGGTCGGTGCCGGCGCCGGATTGCTTGTCGGTTCAGCGGTCGGGAGTGGTAGTGCCCGCTCCTCGCGGATCGGCACGCAACGCCAATACGACGATGCTTTCATCCAGTGCATGTATGCCAAGGGGCATCGCGTCCCTGTGCCGGCCAGCATGGCAACGGCCCAGAGCAAGGCGGTCAAGCACAGCGATGTCGGGATTCCTCCGCCACCGCCGGGAACGCCGCCACCGCCACCCCCCGGTTCTCCGCCGCCGCCACCGCCGTCGGCAAAATAA
- a CDS encoding diguanylate cyclase domain-containing protein — MKILLVEDAKAVAALMAARLSAFGYDVQLAENGQVAVEMYQAAPPDLVLMDIEMPVMNGFEATNRIRAFESTQQWAWTPIIFLTASDTPENIVTAIEAGGDDFLAKTVPETVLQAKMKALSRIALLRARLALANRKLEEMANRDGLTGLFNRRHMDLRTDVAWEEAIRSGHAFGLLMLDVDNFKKYNDHYGHQAGDDCLRSVAAALSEVCDELGPDVILARYGGEEFALVLPGIDAASCQTIGQVLVEAVRHRQIPHERNAAWGVVTISVGGAWQNSATGKIVSLFRQADVALYRAKEAGRNQLAFD, encoded by the coding sequence ATGAAGATATTGCTGGTGGAGGATGCCAAGGCCGTCGCTGCCTTGATGGCAGCACGGCTAAGTGCGTTTGGTTACGATGTCCAGCTGGCCGAGAATGGTCAGGTCGCCGTTGAGATGTATCAGGCCGCACCGCCTGATCTGGTCCTGATGGATATCGAAATGCCGGTGATGAACGGGTTTGAAGCGACGAACCGTATCCGCGCATTTGAAAGCACCCAGCAATGGGCCTGGACCCCGATCATCTTTCTGACGGCGTCCGATACGCCGGAAAATATCGTCACCGCCATCGAGGCCGGGGGCGATGACTTCCTGGCCAAAACCGTTCCGGAAACGGTTCTGCAAGCCAAAATGAAGGCACTCAGCCGGATTGCGCTATTGCGGGCGCGCCTCGCCCTGGCCAATCGCAAGCTTGAAGAAATGGCCAATCGTGATGGCTTGACGGGTTTGTTCAATCGTCGGCACATGGATTTGCGCACCGACGTTGCCTGGGAAGAGGCGATTCGCTCGGGGCATGCCTTCGGATTGTTGATGCTCGATGTCGATAATTTCAAGAAATACAACGATCACTACGGCCATCAGGCGGGCGACGATTGCCTGCGTTCGGTTGCTGCGGCACTGAGCGAAGTTTGTGATGAACTGGGGCCGGATGTCATTCTTGCCCGTTATGGCGGGGAGGAGTTTGCGTTGGTCCTGCCGGGCATCGATGCGGCAAGCTGCCAGACGATAGGTCAGGTCCTGGTCGAGGCTGTTCGCCATCGGCAGATTCCGCATGAGCGGAATGCAGCCTGGGGGGTCGTAACGATTTCAGTCGGCGGGGCCTGGCAAAACTCGGCAACCGGCAAGATCGTTTCCCTGTTCCGCCAGGCCGACGTGGCCCTGTATCGGGCCAAGGAAGCCGGTCGCAATCAACTGGCCTTTGACTGA
- the lipA gene encoding lipoyl synthase: protein MADNANTAGAKQKGVKQKGELKTARIPIKIVPVDTPLKKPDWIRVKAGNSAGRFGEIKSMLREKKLHTVCEEATCPNIGECFGRGTATFMILGDICTRRCPFCDVGHGQPLPPNPDEPRELADSVAALKLRYVVITSVDRDDLRDGGAQHFVDVIGAVRASSPTTTIETLVPDFRGRMDVALDVLGQALPDVLNHNMETVPRLYKQARPGADYAHSLEFLKQFKLRYPKVSSKSGLMVGLGETDEEILEVMRDLRAHGVEMLTIGQYLAPSGHHLPVTRYVHPDTFKMYEEEAKKMGFSGAACAPMVRSSYWADQQAHAAGV, encoded by the coding sequence ATGGCTGACAACGCAAACACCGCAGGCGCAAAGCAAAAAGGCGTCAAACAAAAGGGCGAACTGAAGACAGCGCGCATTCCGATCAAGATCGTGCCGGTCGACACCCCGCTCAAGAAACCGGACTGGATTCGCGTCAAGGCCGGCAACAGCGCCGGCCGCTTCGGCGAAATCAAGTCGATGCTGCGCGAAAAGAAGCTGCATACGGTCTGTGAAGAGGCGACCTGCCCGAATATCGGCGAATGCTTCGGTCGCGGCACGGCGACCTTCATGATCCTCGGCGACATCTGCACCCGCCGCTGCCCGTTCTGCGACGTCGGCCACGGCCAGCCGCTGCCGCCCAACCCGGATGAGCCGCGCGAACTGGCCGATTCCGTGGCTGCGCTCAAACTGCGTTATGTCGTGATTACCAGCGTCGACCGCGACGATCTGCGTGACGGCGGCGCCCAGCATTTTGTCGACGTAATCGGTGCCGTTCGCGCATCGTCGCCAACGACGACCATCGAAACACTGGTGCCCGACTTCCGCGGCCGCATGGATGTGGCGCTCGACGTACTCGGCCAAGCATTGCCGGACGTCCTCAACCACAACATGGAAACCGTGCCGCGCCTGTACAAGCAGGCTCGTCCGGGTGCCGACTACGCTCATTCGCTTGAATTCCTCAAGCAATTCAAGCTGCGTTATCCGAAGGTTTCAAGCAAGTCCGGCCTGATGGTCGGCCTGGGCGAAACCGATGAGGAAATCCTCGAAGTGATGCGCGACCTGCGCGCCCACGGCGTCGAGATGCTGACCATCGGCCAGTATCTGGCACCGAGCGGCCACCACTTGCCGGTGACGCGCTATGTTCATCCTGACACCTTCAAGATGTACGAGGAAGAGGCCAAGAAAATGGGCTTCAGCGGCGCCGCCTGTGCGCCGATGGTACGTTCCAGCTACTGGGCCGACCAGCAGGCCCACGCCGCCGGCGTCTAG
- the lipB gene encoding lipoyl(octanoyl) transferase LipB, translating to MHVKRLGRVEYEPTWQAMQDFTASRTPDTADEIWIVEHPPVFTLGQAGKPEHLLNDVGIPVVKIDRGGQVTYHGPGQVVIYLLLDLHRLKIKVRELVTTIEQAVIDALADYGVNAERHSGAPGVYVGDAKIAALGLKIKNGCSYHGLSLNVDMDLSPFAAINPCGYAGLKVIQTKDLNIPLTAHEAGEHLCKHLLQQLDKQHG from the coding sequence CTGCACGTCAAACGTCTCGGCCGGGTCGAATACGAACCGACCTGGCAGGCCATGCAGGACTTCACCGCCAGCCGAACCCCGGATACCGCCGATGAAATCTGGATCGTCGAACATCCGCCGGTATTCACGCTCGGCCAGGCCGGCAAGCCGGAACACCTGCTCAACGATGTCGGCATTCCCGTCGTCAAGATCGACCGCGGCGGCCAGGTCACCTACCACGGCCCCGGCCAGGTCGTAATCTACCTGCTGCTCGACCTGCACCGGCTAAAAATCAAGGTGCGCGAACTGGTCACCACGATCGAGCAAGCCGTGATCGATGCACTGGCCGACTACGGCGTCAACGCCGAGCGGCACAGCGGCGCACCCGGCGTTTATGTCGGCGATGCCAAGATCGCCGCACTCGGCCTCAAGATCAAGAACGGCTGCAGCTACCACGGGCTGTCGCTCAATGTCGATATGGATCTTTCCCCCTTTGCCGCGATCAATCCCTGCGGCTATGCTGGCCTGAAAGTGATCCAGACCAAGGATCTGAACATTCCGCTCACCGCCCACGAGGCCGGCGAGCATCTCTGCAAACACTTGCTGCAGCAACTGGACAAACAACATGGCTGA
- a CDS encoding YbeD family protein, translating to MASYKDTLLEFPCDFPLKIMGKAEETLTQVVVEIVTRHAPDFDSATMEMRASSGGNYLSLTCTVIATSKPQLDALYTDLSGHPLIKVVL from the coding sequence ATGGCTTCATACAAGGACACCCTCCTCGAATTTCCCTGCGATTTCCCGCTCAAGATCATGGGCAAGGCGGAAGAAACGCTGACCCAGGTCGTCGTCGAAATCGTCACCCGTCACGCGCCGGATTTCGACAGTGCAACCATGGAAATGCGTGCCAGTTCGGGCGGCAACTATCTGAGCCTGACGTGCACCGTGATCGCCACCTCGAAGCCGCAGCTCGATGCGCTCTATACCGACCTGAGTGGTCACCCGCTGATCAAAGTCGTGCTGTGA
- a CDS encoding D-amino acid aminotransferase: MSPYVADPVYLNGQFLPLAEAGISPLDRGFLYGDGVYELIPVYSRRAFRIDEHLHRLAATLAGIKLANPLDIAGWKAVVEKLIADAPWDDQSIYLQVTRGADNKRDHAFPATPVPATAFAFAGPLVTTPPDVRARGVSAISVADQRWARCDLKVISLLANVLARQQAVEDGCAEALLIRDGWLKEGAASNIFVVKNGVLLAPPKTHLMLPGITYDIILELAESRGLPLEIREIHETELRSADEVWMTSSTKEVLAITQIDGQPVGNGQPGPVGEQMWQWYQDFKQSVMRKG; this comes from the coding sequence ATGTCCCCCTACGTCGCCGATCCCGTTTACCTGAACGGCCAGTTCCTGCCTCTTGCCGAGGCTGGCATCTCGCCGCTCGACCGCGGGTTTCTCTACGGCGACGGGGTTTATGAACTGATCCCGGTTTATTCGCGACGCGCTTTCCGCATCGACGAGCACCTGCACCGCCTGGCCGCCACGCTGGCCGGCATCAAGCTGGCCAACCCGCTGGACATCGCCGGCTGGAAAGCGGTCGTCGAAAAGTTGATTGCCGATGCCCCATGGGACGACCAGTCGATTTACCTGCAAGTGACGCGCGGCGCCGACAACAAGCGGGACCACGCCTTTCCGGCAACGCCCGTACCGGCAACGGCCTTTGCCTTCGCCGGGCCGCTGGTCACCACGCCGCCGGATGTCCGGGCGCGCGGCGTCAGTGCGATCAGCGTTGCCGACCAGCGCTGGGCGCGCTGCGACCTCAAGGTAATTTCCCTGCTGGCCAACGTGCTGGCTCGCCAGCAAGCCGTCGAGGATGGCTGCGCTGAAGCGCTGTTGATCCGTGACGGCTGGCTCAAGGAAGGGGCTGCCTCGAATATTTTTGTCGTCAAGAACGGCGTGCTGCTGGCGCCGCCCAAGACACACCTGATGCTGCCCGGCATCACTTACGACATCATTCTCGAATTGGCCGAATCCCGCGGTCTACCGCTCGAAATCCGCGAAATTCATGAAACGGAACTTCGCAGCGCCGACGAGGTCTGGATGACCTCATCGACCAAGGAAGTCCTGGCCATCACGCAGATTGACGGCCAGCCTGTCGGCAATGGGCAACCCGGCCCGGTCGGCGAACAGATGTGGCAGTGGTACCAGGACTTCAAGCAATCCGTTATGCGCAAAGGCTGA
- a CDS encoding D-alanyl-D-alanine carboxypeptidase family protein, which translates to MLPFRYLFLSLLSLLIATQALAQQLPVPPALAAKSWLLLEMGSGQVLTAEKPDDRLEPASLTKLMTAYLTFKAIRQKTIGLNQALPVSPKAWKTGGSKMFIKVDTQVPVEDLIKGMIVQSGNDACVTLAEGIAGSEESFAQLMNREAQRLGMKSSSFRNSTGLPDPEHFTTARDLSILASALIRDFPEEYKKYYSMKEFRYNNITQPNRNRLLFIDATVDGVKTGHTDAAGYCLISSALRDKRRLLSVVLGTASDSARATESLKLLNWGFLSYDAVPLFSANQAVSTLRVWKGSQNQVKAGFAADLSIAVPRGYSDKVMTQFFPQGRLIAPVQAGQHLGTLKVTVDGKLYGEYPVATLETVEIAGIFGRAIDTVKLWFN; encoded by the coding sequence ATGTTGCCGTTTCGCTATTTGTTTCTTTCCCTGCTGAGCCTGTTGATCGCCACCCAGGCCCTGGCCCAGCAACTTCCCGTCCCGCCAGCCCTGGCGGCAAAATCCTGGCTGCTGCTCGAAATGGGCTCCGGCCAGGTGTTGACCGCGGAAAAGCCGGACGATCGCCTCGAACCGGCCTCGCTGACCAAGCTGATGACGGCTTACCTGACTTTCAAGGCGATTCGCCAGAAAACCATCGGCCTGAACCAGGCTTTGCCGGTTTCGCCCAAAGCCTGGAAAACCGGGGGGTCGAAAATGTTCATCAAGGTCGACACGCAAGTACCGGTTGAAGACCTGATCAAGGGCATGATTGTGCAATCCGGCAACGACGCCTGCGTGACGCTGGCCGAAGGTATCGCCGGCAGCGAGGAAAGCTTCGCCCAGTTGATGAACCGCGAAGCCCAGCGTCTCGGCATGAAGTCGTCGAGCTTCCGCAACTCGACCGGCCTGCCCGACCCGGAACATTTCACCACGGCGCGCGATCTGTCGATCCTCGCTTCAGCCCTGATCCGCGACTTCCCCGAGGAATACAAGAAGTATTACTCGATGAAGGAATTCCGCTACAACAACATCACCCAGCCGAACCGCAACCGCCTGCTGTTCATCGATGCCACGGTCGACGGCGTCAAGACCGGCCATACCGATGCGGCCGGTTACTGCCTGATTTCGTCGGCGCTGCGCGACAAGCGCCGCCTGCTTTCCGTCGTCCTCGGCACCGCCTCCGACTCGGCGCGCGCCACTGAATCGCTCAAGCTGCTCAACTGGGGCTTCCTCTCTTACGACGCCGTGCCGCTGTTCAGCGCCAACCAGGCGGTGTCCACCTTGCGCGTCTGGAAGGGCAGCCAGAATCAGGTCAAGGCCGGCTTTGCCGCCGACCTGAGCATCGCCGTACCGCGCGGTTACAGCGACAAGGTGATGACCCAGTTCTTCCCGCAGGGACGCCTGATTGCACCAGTCCAGGCCGGCCAGCACCTGGGCACGCTGAAAGTCACGGTCGACGGCAAACTTTATGGCGAATATCCGGTCGCCACTCTTGAAACTGTCGAAATCGCCGGCATCTTTGGTCGTGCCATCGACACCGTCAAACTCTGGTTCAACTAA
- a CDS encoding LysR family transcriptional regulator — MSTLNYKHLHYFWVVAQEGSITRAAERLDVAVQTISGQLSLLERQLGKALFNSQGRGLVLSDAGRLALGYADQIFQLGDALVDALESSDSESTLRLRAGITDGIPKLLAYRLLSSVTSMPAEVRLICEEGEFEPLLADLALHRLDVVLTDRAAPVGGNLKVFSTRLGDFETGLFGNSALVERYKQDFPHSLNGAPMLLPTRHNALRGRIDRWLEQGNIRPKIVAEFEDSALLTTFGRGGLGLFPAPLALAEQVASQLDAIPLGAMPGVSEQIYAISNERRIRHPAIEVLCNASPQGAAEPRV, encoded by the coding sequence ATGAGCACGCTGAATTACAAGCACCTTCATTATTTCTGGGTCGTTGCGCAGGAAGGCAGCATCACCCGAGCGGCCGAGCGGCTGGATGTCGCCGTCCAGACGATCAGCGGCCAACTTTCGCTGCTTGAACGACAGCTCGGCAAGGCGCTGTTCAACAGCCAGGGACGCGGCCTGGTCCTGAGCGATGCGGGACGGCTGGCGCTTGGCTATGCCGACCAGATTTTCCAGCTCGGCGACGCCCTGGTCGACGCACTGGAAAGCAGCGACAGCGAATCAACCTTGCGTCTGCGGGCCGGCATTACCGACGGCATTCCGAAACTGCTGGCCTATCGTTTGTTGTCATCGGTCACCAGCATGCCGGCCGAAGTCCGGCTGATCTGCGAAGAAGGTGAATTCGAGCCATTGCTGGCCGATCTCGCGCTGCATCGCCTCGATGTCGTCCTGACCGACCGGGCCGCCCCCGTCGGCGGCAACCTCAAAGTCTTCAGCACCCGCCTGGGCGACTTCGAGACCGGGCTGTTCGGCAATTCCGCGTTGGTCGAGCGCTACAAGCAGGATTTCCCACACAGCCTGAACGGCGCACCGATGCTGCTGCCTACCCGGCACAATGCGCTGCGAGGACGAATCGATCGCTGGCTGGAACAAGGCAATATCCGCCCCAAAATCGTTGCCGAATTTGAAGACAGCGCACTACTCACCACCTTTGGTCGCGGCGGCCTTGGCTTGTTCCCCGCCCCGCTGGCGCTGGCCGAACAGGTTGCCAGCCAGCTCGATGCCATACCGCTCGGCGCCATGCCCGGTGTCAGCGAGCAAATCTACGCCATCTCGAATGAACGCCGGATTCGTCACCCGGCCATTGAAGTCCTGTGCAATGCATCACCGCAAGGCGCCGCAGAGCCAAGGGTATAA
- the htpX gene encoding protease HtpX: MKRVLLFLATNLAVMLVLGLVTSLLGVNKFLTANGLNLGMLLAFAGVIGFGGAFISLLMSKPMAKWTTGARVIEAPSSSTEVWLVDTVARLAERAALPMPEVAIYDGEPNAFATGASKNSSLVAVSTGLLQSMTREEVEAVLAHEVAHIANGDMVTLTLIQGVVNTFVVFLSRVIAYAVDSFLKKGDEESSGPGMAYMATSIVCEIAFGVLASIIVAWFSRQREFKADAGAAQLMRSPLPMQNALRRLGSLHTEPLPQAMAASGIAGGQGWMALFSSHPPLEERIAALAGR; encoded by the coding sequence ATGAAACGCGTGCTGCTTTTCCTTGCGACCAACCTGGCGGTCATGCTTGTGCTGGGGCTGGTGACCAGCCTGCTCGGGGTCAATAAATTCCTCACCGCTAACGGTCTGAATCTCGGCATGTTGCTGGCCTTTGCCGGTGTGATCGGTTTCGGTGGCGCCTTCATTTCGCTGCTCATGTCCAAACCCATGGCCAAGTGGACCACTGGCGCCCGCGTGATCGAGGCGCCGAGTTCGTCGACCGAGGTCTGGCTGGTTGATACGGTTGCCCGTCTGGCTGAACGCGCTGCGCTGCCGATGCCGGAAGTGGCGATCTACGATGGCGAGCCGAACGCTTTTGCCACGGGGGCCAGCAAGAACAGTTCGCTGGTTGCCGTATCGACCGGTCTGTTGCAGAGCATGACGCGTGAAGAGGTCGAGGCCGTGTTGGCACATGAAGTGGCCCACATTGCCAATGGCGACATGGTGACGCTGACGCTGATCCAGGGGGTGGTCAATACCTTCGTCGTCTTCCTGTCGCGCGTCATCGCCTATGCCGTCGATAGTTTCCTGAAAAAGGGCGATGAAGAGTCGAGCGGTCCGGGCATGGCCTATATGGCCACCAGCATTGTTTGTGAAATTGCCTTTGGCGTGCTGGCCAGCATCATCGTTGCGTGGTTCTCGCGTCAGCGTGAATTCAAGGCCGATGCCGGTGCTGCCCAGTTGATGCGTTCGCCTCTGCCGATGCAGAACGCCTTGCGTCGCCTGGGAAGCCTGCATACCGAACCGCTGCCGCAAGCCATGGCAGCCTCCGGGATTGCCGGCGGACAAGGCTGGATGGCTCTGTTCTCATCGCATCCGCCGCTTGAAGAACGAATTGCGGCCCTGGCCGGACGTTGA